In Carcharodon carcharias isolate sCarCar2 chromosome 3, sCarCar2.pri, whole genome shotgun sequence, a single window of DNA contains:
- the LOC121276403 gene encoding zona pellucida sperm-binding protein 4-like: protein MGCCFDAGSRDVPPCFYSLDNLPDAAYRSWYVATDYPIVSVLRESVFVEVRVLKRNDPTLVLVLNDCWATPSPEPYSGLRWDLLVNRSTSTAGLRCVTLPSERTAQLPAAPRHEEVLMISLEPW, encoded by the exons atggGCTGCTGTTTTGATGCTGGGAGCCGGGATGTGCCGCCCTGTTTCTATTCACTGGATAATCTGCCAG ATGCTGCCTACCGGAGCTGGTACGTGGCCACTGACTACCCGATCGTCAGTGTGCTCCGGGAGTCCGTGTTTGTGGAGGTTCGTGTCCTGAAGCGGAACGACCCGACCCTGGTGCTGGTCCTCAATGACTGCTGGGCGACCCCCAGCCCCGAGCCGTATTCGGGGCTCCGCTGGGACCTCCTGGTGAACAG gtcTACTTCCACTGCAGGGCTGAGGTGTGTCACCCTTCCATCCGAGAGAACTGCACAGCTCCCTGCAGCCCCA AGACACGAAGAAGTGCTTATGATCAGTCTGGAGCCTTGGTGA
- the LOC121275749 gene encoding zona pellucida sperm-binding protein 4-like, with translation MTVTEDLNHQSKMKTDPEILQEKVDLAQKCWLSPKLRTECGFAGIEGSECVRMGCCFDAGSRDVPPCFYSLDNLPACTKDGRVLIAISKDLTLPPVNLTTVHLKDGHGAECSPIVVSVDTVLFQFAVTECGTTQRVYFHCRAEVCHPSIRENCTAPCSPKRRRSVDDQSGALVTAEGSIIFLGDEERLAVGMEQEEKDAAVDSPSHVVPGLAVGVALLSLTLLVGTVAVWKMDVTDRLGTECSSMEL, from the exons ATGACTGTGACCGAGGACCTCAACCACCAATCAAAAATGAAGACAGATCCAGAAATTTTGCAAGAGAAAGTGGACCTTGCACAA AAATGTTGGCTGTCTCCCAAATTGCGCACAGAGTGTGGATTTGCGGGGATtgaaggcagtgagtgtgtgcggatggGCTGCTGTTTTGATGCTGGGAGCCGGGATGTGCCGCCCTGTTTCTATTCACTGGATAATCTGCCAG CTTGTACCAAGGATGGGCGCGTTCTGATCGCCATCTCCAAGGATTTAACGCTGCCTCCTGTAAACCTGACAACGGTGCATCTGAAGGATGGACACGGAGCTGAGTGCAGTCCGATCGTGGTGTCTGTAGACACTGTGCTCTTTCAGTTCGCAGTCACTGAGTGTGGCACTACTCAGCGG gtcTACTTCCACTGCAGGGCTGAGGTGTGTCACCCTTCCATCCGAGAGAACTGCACAGCTCCCTGCAGCCCCA AGAGACGAAGAAGTGTTGATGATCAGTCTGGAGCCTTGGTGACTGCTGAGGGCTCCATCATTTTCctgggagatgaggagagattggctgTTGGGATGGAACAGGAAGAGAAAG atgctgctgtGGATTCCCCCTCCCATGTTGTTCCTGGATTAGCTGTTGGGGTagcactgctctctctgaccctaTTGGTTGGGACTGTTGCTGTGTGGAAAATGGATGTGACTGACAGGCTGGGCACTGAGTGCAGCTCAATGGAACTGTAG